One genomic region from Halomicrobium zhouii encodes:
- a CDS encoding class I SAM-dependent methyltransferase: MKGQEWYQADDVAEEYDSKRFSRGGRLIDSREKEAVLDAISPVEGKSVLEVACGTGRFTVMLAERGADIVGLDISGPMLQQGRTKAQAAGVDDHVEFMRGDAARLPFPDDHFDVVMAMRFFHLADTPASFLAELRRVSKEQVVFDTFNRFSTRSLYNWALPMGSRLYSRWEIDRLLDGANLELASDEHDFVLPYGFYRKIPNSLATAFRSLDTAVGKSPVGDSLASVSYWDARV, from the coding sequence GTGAAAGGGCAGGAGTGGTACCAGGCTGACGACGTCGCCGAGGAGTACGATTCGAAGCGCTTCTCGCGCGGCGGGCGCCTCATCGACAGTCGTGAAAAGGAAGCGGTGCTGGACGCGATCAGCCCCGTCGAGGGGAAGTCCGTCCTCGAAGTCGCCTGCGGGACCGGCAGGTTCACCGTGATGCTCGCCGAACGCGGCGCCGACATCGTCGGCCTCGACATCTCCGGGCCGATGCTCCAGCAGGGGCGAACCAAGGCCCAGGCGGCGGGCGTCGACGACCACGTGGAGTTCATGCGTGGCGACGCCGCGCGGTTGCCGTTCCCCGACGACCACTTCGACGTCGTCATGGCCATGCGGTTCTTCCACCTCGCGGACACCCCCGCCTCGTTCCTCGCCGAACTCCGGCGCGTCTCGAAGGAGCAGGTGGTGTTCGACACGTTCAACCGGTTCTCGACGCGGTCGCTGTACAACTGGGCGCTGCCGATGGGGTCGCGGCTGTACTCCCGCTGGGAGATCGACCGCCTCCTCGACGGGGCGAACCTGGAACTGGCCAGCGACGAACACGACTTCGTCCTGCCCTACGGCTTCTACCGGAAGATCCCGAACAGTCTCGCCACCGCGTTCCGCTCGCTCGACACCGCCGTCGGGAAGTCGCCTGTCGGCGACTCACTGGCCTCTGTGTCGTACTGGGACGCCCGGGTCTGA
- a CDS encoding YkgJ family cysteine cluster protein encodes MESLEAELERARALDVGDLADAIERIGFECTRCGACCKANEIEESEADDEHADTEPHTATVQPEEVRRLQSAGEKEYDWRDVARPMPFGVREGEDGPEGETFEWALQTDDCGDCTFYEEDEDGVGACSVHGDRPLICQTYPFSVALGGTSQPMGEAVDEAGMVRAHECEGLGRDISRADAEELAATLRERAVRELASAIDVRENYEPARPDQGVVVHDSEGPKRPDGTPVE; translated from the coding sequence GTGGAATCACTCGAAGCCGAACTCGAACGCGCGCGAGCCCTCGACGTGGGCGACCTGGCCGACGCTATCGAGCGAATCGGCTTCGAGTGCACGCGCTGTGGCGCCTGCTGCAAGGCGAACGAGATCGAAGAGAGCGAGGCCGACGACGAGCACGCCGACACCGAACCGCACACGGCGACGGTCCAGCCCGAGGAAGTCCGTCGGCTGCAGTCGGCCGGAGAGAAGGAGTACGACTGGCGCGACGTCGCGCGGCCGATGCCCTTCGGCGTCCGCGAGGGCGAGGACGGTCCCGAGGGCGAGACCTTCGAGTGGGCCCTCCAGACCGACGACTGCGGCGACTGCACCTTTTACGAGGAAGACGAGGACGGCGTCGGCGCCTGCTCCGTCCACGGGGACCGCCCGCTCATCTGCCAGACGTACCCCTTCAGCGTCGCGCTCGGTGGGACCAGTCAGCCGATGGGTGAGGCCGTCGACGAGGCGGGGATGGTCCGGGCCCACGAGTGCGAGGGCCTCGGCCGGGACATCTCCCGGGCGGACGCCGAGGAACTGGCGGCCACACTCAGGGAGCGGGCGGTTCGGGAACTGGCGTCGGCCATCGACGTCAGGGAGAACTACGAGCCGGCCAGGCCCGACCAGGGAGTCGTCGTGCACGACTCCGAGGGCCCGAAACGGCCCGACGGGACGCCGGTGGAGTAG
- a CDS encoding SPFH domain-containing protein: MLPTVVLQGGGAGVMFVGVILLLLVIALVYSSIVIIRPYQQGAYTVLGSYNGLLDQGIHFVWPFVSDVTRFDMRTQTLDVPRQEAITRDNSPVTADAVVYIKVMDPKKAFLEVENYERATSNLAQTTLRAVLGDMELDDTLNKRGEINSRIRQELDEPTDEWGIRVESVEVREVNPSKDVQQAMEQQTSAERKRRAMILEAQGERRSAVETAEGDKQSNIIRAQGEKQSQILEAQGDAISTVLRAKSAEAMGERAIIDKGMETLEGIGQSESTTFVLPQELTSLVGRYGKHLSGSDVKENGHVLEGLEFDEEAREMLGLDDIEKILGQIDQEADVDVEEMEQAAQAVKHGEDPNEISDPDEVIEEMDQEFNADGGSTASDEN, encoded by the coding sequence ATGCTACCAACAGTGGTCCTCCAGGGTGGCGGCGCCGGAGTCATGTTCGTCGGCGTCATCCTCCTGTTACTCGTCATCGCACTGGTGTACTCCAGCATCGTCATCATCCGACCCTATCAGCAGGGCGCGTACACGGTCCTCGGTTCGTACAACGGTCTGCTCGACCAGGGTATCCACTTCGTCTGGCCGTTCGTCTCCGACGTGACGCGCTTCGACATGCGTACCCAGACGCTGGACGTCCCCCGTCAGGAAGCAATCACCCGCGACAACTCGCCCGTGACCGCCGACGCCGTCGTCTACATCAAGGTGATGGACCCGAAGAAGGCGTTCCTCGAGGTCGAGAACTACGAGCGGGCGACCTCCAACCTCGCCCAGACGACGCTCCGCGCGGTGCTGGGCGACATGGAACTCGACGACACGCTCAACAAGCGCGGCGAGATCAACTCCCGCATCCGCCAGGAACTCGACGAACCCACCGACGAGTGGGGGATCCGCGTCGAGAGCGTCGAGGTCCGCGAGGTCAACCCCTCGAAGGACGTCCAGCAGGCGATGGAGCAACAGACCTCCGCCGAGCGAAAGCGCCGCGCCATGATCCTGGAGGCCCAGGGTGAACGGCGCAGCGCCGTCGAGACGGCGGAAGGTGACAAGCAGTCCAACATCATCCGCGCACAGGGTGAAAAGCAGAGCCAGATCCTCGAAGCGCAGGGTGACGCCATCTCGACCGTCCTCCGCGCGAAATCTGCCGAAGCGATGGGCGAGCGCGCCATCATCGACAAGGGGATGGAGACGCTGGAAGGAATCGGCCAGAGCGAGTCGACGACGTTCGTCCTCCCCCAGGAACTCACCTCGCTCGTCGGTCGCTACGGCAAGCACCTGAGCGGCTCCGACGTCAAGGAGAACGGCCACGTGCTCGAGGGCCTCGAGTTCGACGAGGAGGCCCGCGAGATGCTCGGTCTCGACGACATCGAGAAGATCCTCGGCCAGATCGACCAGGAGGCGGACGTCGACGTCGAGGAGATGGAACAGGCCGCACAGGCCGTCAAACACGGCGAGGATCCGAACGAAATCTCCGACCCCGACGAGGTCATCGAGGAGATGGACCAGGAGTTCAACGCCGACGGCGGGTCGACCGCCTCGGACGAGAACTGA
- a CDS encoding MarR family transcriptional regulator: MSTTTEEPTTDPFTEQAFRETLRELPPSAKLVAKVLQSGEPLSQGQLVEESLLPDRTVRYALNRLEECDLVDSRYSFSDARKQVYFLSV; encoded by the coding sequence ATGAGCACGACCACCGAGGAACCCACGACTGATCCGTTCACCGAGCAAGCGTTCCGTGAAACCCTGCGTGAACTACCGCCGAGCGCCAAACTCGTGGCAAAAGTCCTCCAGTCCGGTGAACCCCTCTCCCAGGGCCAGCTCGTCGAGGAGTCGCTGCTCCCCGACCGGACCGTCCGCTACGCCCTGAACCGACTCGAGGAGTGCGACCTGGTCGACTCCCGCTACAGCTTCTCCGACGCCCGGAAGCAGGTTTACTTCCTGTCGGTGTGA
- a CDS encoding DUF7312 domain-containing protein → MRDDAGRGADDGEESRDGTWGGPASDERVNGDGPDEEQEREYYNQQYEAGVVDGDDDGDGSDDEDVGGNVAGEFRPSATIEPGTPSLENSLFVVFGAYVAVLGLTRLFVDVQGFDAQDLLVLTGGTFLVGLVLFGFFGVLTSDS, encoded by the coding sequence ATGCGAGACGACGCGGGTCGCGGGGCAGACGACGGCGAGGAGTCCCGGGACGGAACCTGGGGCGGTCCCGCCAGCGACGAGCGCGTAAACGGCGACGGACCCGACGAGGAACAGGAGCGGGAGTACTACAACCAGCAGTACGAGGCGGGGGTCGTGGACGGGGACGACGACGGCGACGGCAGCGACGACGAGGACGTCGGCGGCAACGTCGCCGGTGAGTTCCGCCCCTCGGCGACCATCGAACCGGGAACGCCGTCGCTGGAGAACTCGCTGTTCGTCGTCTTCGGGGCGTACGTCGCCGTCCTGGGGCTGACGCGGCTGTTCGTCGACGTCCAGGGGTTCGACGCGCAGGACCTGCTCGTCCTCACGGGTGGGACGTTCCTGGTCGGCCTCGTCCTCTTCGGCTTTTTCGGCGTGTTGACATCCGACTCCTGA
- a CDS encoding TRAM domain-containing protein gives MEISEKLLCLFSAEVSEDGDSYVVEVPRREVDTGSIQPGETYRVALIAADESEETSEDGGTTTAPTEPQPPVEGGEIRYVEIEDIGKQGDGIARVERGYVIIVPGAEIGERVKVEISEVKSNFAVGEIIDEEF, from the coding sequence GTGGAAATCTCAGAGAAACTCTTGTGTCTGTTCAGTGCGGAGGTCTCCGAGGACGGGGACAGCTACGTCGTCGAGGTACCGCGTCGCGAGGTCGACACCGGATCTATTCAGCCCGGCGAGACCTACCGGGTCGCGCTCATCGCCGCCGACGAATCCGAGGAGACGAGCGAGGACGGCGGGACGACGACGGCGCCGACCGAACCCCAGCCGCCGGTCGAAGGCGGCGAGATACGCTACGTCGAGATCGAGGACATCGGCAAGCAGGGCGACGGCATCGCTCGCGTCGAGCGCGGCTACGTCATCATCGTCCCCGGCGCAGAGATCGGCGAGCGCGTCAAAGTCGAGATCAGCGAGGTAAAGTCCAACTTCGCCGTCGGCGAGATCATCGACGAAGAGTTCTAG
- a CDS encoding amidohydrolase family protein, with protein sequence MLELEHGFRVVDVHARLEPDESRRPRDGIGDPERLEREMHQAGVVRAVVYPGDREGSYLKANNGVARMSVGRPMVAFARINGSREAGTDAGSRLKNLAARRGEDHTSPDDVEKYAYDDRFAGFELHPSRDGLPDEAVMAELESVGKPLIVHGGLEFPPEAVERHLLQYDLPVILGHFGAHPLQRDLMHESIDLLDAYEQCYLDTSVVRYREPLERAIIEHPDRVLFGSGAPSAHPNVAVMEILTLDVPEDAMKKVFSKNPVRVVEELAP encoded by the coding sequence ATGCTGGAGCTGGAGCACGGATTTCGCGTGGTCGACGTCCACGCGCGCCTGGAGCCCGACGAGTCCCGCCGTCCCCGCGACGGCATCGGCGACCCGGAGCGACTGGAGCGGGAGATGCACCAGGCGGGCGTCGTCCGCGCGGTGGTCTACCCGGGCGACCGGGAGGGGAGCTATCTCAAGGCCAACAACGGCGTGGCCCGGATGAGCGTCGGTCGCCCGATGGTCGCGTTCGCCCGTATCAACGGCTCGCGCGAGGCCGGCACCGACGCCGGGTCACGGCTAAAGAACCTCGCGGCCCGGCGCGGGGAGGACCACACCTCCCCCGACGACGTCGAGAAGTACGCCTACGACGACCGCTTCGCCGGCTTCGAACTCCACCCCTCTCGTGACGGGCTCCCCGACGAGGCGGTCATGGCGGAGCTGGAGTCCGTCGGCAAGCCGCTCATCGTCCACGGCGGCCTGGAATTCCCGCCCGAGGCCGTCGAACGCCACCTCCTGCAATACGACCTGCCAGTCATCCTCGGGCACTTTGGCGCGCATCCGCTCCAGCGCGACCTGATGCACGAGTCCATCGACCTGCTGGACGCCTACGAACAGTGCTACCTGGACACGAGCGTCGTTCGATACCGGGAGCCGCTCGAACGCGCGATCATCGAACATCCCGACAGAGTGCTGTTCGGCAGCGGCGCACCGAGCGCCCATCCCAACGTCGCCGTCATGGAGATTCTCACCCTCGACGTCCCGGAGGACGCGATGAAGAAGGTGTTCTCGAAGAATCCCGTCCGCGTCGTCGAGGAACTCGCGCCGTAG
- a CDS encoding PPOX class F420-dependent oxidoreductase, with amino-acid sequence MAAIPEAFHDLFEKRTFAHVATLMGDDTPQVTPVWVDYDSDRDRLLLNTVRGRLKERNLQRNPKVGVSMTDPEDPYRFLSVRGEVDAMVEDGAVDHIDELARRYMDVDEYPNKENEEGARVIVEIRPDHVATS; translated from the coding sequence ATGGCAGCGATACCCGAGGCGTTCCACGACCTGTTCGAGAAGCGGACGTTCGCCCACGTCGCGACGCTGATGGGCGACGACACCCCCCAGGTGACGCCGGTGTGGGTCGATTACGACAGCGACCGCGACCGCCTGTTGCTCAACACCGTCCGCGGGCGGTTGAAAGAGCGGAACCTCCAGCGGAACCCGAAGGTCGGCGTGAGCATGACGGACCCCGAGGACCCCTACCGATTCCTCTCGGTCCGGGGCGAGGTCGACGCGATGGTCGAAGACGGCGCCGTCGACCACATCGACGAACTGGCGCGCCGGTACATGGACGTCGACGAGTACCCGAACAAGGAAAACGAGGAAGGAGCCCGCGTCATCGTCGAGATCCGGCCCGACCACGTGGCGACCTCGTAG
- a CDS encoding winged helix-turn-helix transcriptional regulator produces MGRDGDVDESKRATLRRFAALGAASPLVRFSESESGSGSDARDAIAGYLSTTPGAHFSKIRDDLQLGTGETQHHLRELAENGAIESQKDGDYRRFFPADQFSEYEKVTLGYLRRDTTRGMLVALLRDPTTTAGDLADHLGVSRPTVSKYAAELEAAGLLSREDGYAVDAPETVLTLVVRYADSFDTDAVALASEAADLLAYDP; encoded by the coding sequence ATGGGTCGGGATGGTGACGTCGACGAGTCCAAGCGGGCTACCCTCCGGCGGTTCGCCGCACTCGGCGCGGCGAGTCCGCTCGTCCGCTTCTCGGAGAGCGAAAGCGGAAGCGGGAGCGACGCCCGCGACGCCATCGCCGGCTACCTCTCGACGACGCCGGGCGCGCACTTTTCGAAGATCCGTGACGACCTCCAGCTGGGCACCGGCGAGACCCAGCACCACCTCAGGGAACTGGCCGAGAACGGCGCCATCGAGAGCCAGAAGGACGGCGACTATCGCCGGTTCTTCCCCGCCGACCAGTTCAGCGAGTACGAGAAGGTGACGCTCGGGTACCTCCGGCGGGACACCACTCGCGGGATGCTCGTCGCGTTGCTCCGCGACCCGACGACGACGGCGGGGGACCTGGCCGACCACCTCGGCGTCTCGCGGCCGACGGTCAGCAAGTACGCCGCCGAACTGGAAGCAGCCGGCCTCCTCTCCCGGGAGGACGGCTACGCGGTGGACGCGCCGGAGACGGTGCTGACGCTGGTCGTTCGCTACGCGGATTCGTTCGACACCGACGCCGTCGCCCTCGCCTCGGAGGCGGCGGACCTCCTCGCGTACGACCCCTGA
- the thsA gene encoding thermosome subunit alpha, giving the protein MGGQPLFILDEDTQRTHGKDAQSSNIAAGKAVSESVRTTLGPRGMDKMLVSDSGDVVITNDGATILQEMDIEHPAAQMIVEVAQTQEDEVGDGTTTASVLTGQLLAKAEDLLDDDVHATTIVEGYSQAAELAQEAIDEEVLDDELDDEILEKVAESSMTGKGTGDVAAHALAETVVEAVRHADSDDGIVRDNIVVRTQTGSSSSATDLIEGVVIEEEPVHENMPRSVQNAAIGVVDADLEVRESNIDAEYNVSSVDQLNAAIEAEESELQGYAEELVDTGVDVVFVTGDVDDRVAAHLAKAGVVAFDSVGDDDVQAIVNATDANRVGSVDTLEDEDIGAADDVSVEKYGDDDLTFVTGGATAESVTVFARGGTEHVTDELERALNDALDVVTAALDKGGVVPGAGATEIAVADYVRSETAGIEGRKQLAVEAFADALDVLPRTLAENTGMDPIDALVDLRSLHEQEGRAGIISEGQTGVIDDPIDYGVLDPAAVKREAVESATEAATMIARIDDVISAS; this is encoded by the coding sequence ATGGGTGGCCAGCCCCTCTTCATCCTCGACGAGGACACCCAGCGGACGCACGGGAAGGACGCACAGAGTTCGAACATCGCCGCCGGAAAGGCCGTCAGTGAGTCCGTCCGGACGACACTGGGCCCCCGTGGCATGGACAAGATGCTCGTCTCCGACTCGGGCGACGTCGTCATCACGAACGACGGCGCGACCATCCTCCAGGAGATGGACATCGAGCACCCCGCCGCCCAGATGATCGTCGAAGTCGCCCAGACCCAGGAAGACGAGGTCGGCGACGGCACGACGACGGCGTCCGTACTCACCGGACAGCTCCTCGCGAAGGCCGAGGACCTGCTCGACGACGACGTCCACGCAACGACCATCGTCGAGGGCTACTCCCAGGCCGCCGAACTCGCCCAGGAGGCCATCGACGAGGAGGTACTCGACGACGAACTCGACGACGAGATCCTCGAGAAGGTCGCCGAGTCCTCCATGACCGGCAAGGGAACCGGCGACGTCGCGGCCCACGCACTGGCCGAGACGGTCGTCGAGGCCGTCAGACACGCCGACAGCGACGACGGCATCGTGCGCGACAACATCGTCGTCCGGACCCAGACCGGGTCCTCCTCCTCCGCGACGGACCTCATCGAGGGCGTCGTCATCGAGGAAGAGCCCGTCCACGAGAACATGCCCCGCTCCGTCCAGAACGCCGCTATCGGCGTCGTCGACGCCGACCTGGAGGTACGCGAGAGCAACATCGACGCCGAGTACAACGTCTCCAGCGTCGACCAGCTCAACGCCGCCATCGAGGCCGAGGAGTCGGAGCTCCAGGGCTACGCCGAGGAGCTCGTCGACACCGGCGTCGACGTCGTCTTCGTCACCGGCGACGTCGACGACCGCGTCGCCGCCCACCTCGCCAAGGCCGGCGTCGTCGCCTTCGACAGCGTCGGCGACGACGACGTGCAGGCCATCGTCAACGCCACCGACGCCAACCGCGTCGGTAGCGTCGACACGCTCGAAGACGAGGACATCGGCGCAGCCGACGACGTCAGCGTCGAGAAGTACGGCGACGACGACCTCACCTTCGTCACCGGCGGCGCGACCGCCGAGTCCGTCACGGTCTTCGCCCGCGGCGGCACCGAACACGTCACCGACGAGCTCGAACGCGCGCTCAACGACGCGCTCGACGTCGTGACGGCCGCCCTCGACAAGGGCGGCGTCGTCCCCGGCGCCGGCGCCACGGAGATCGCCGTCGCCGACTACGTCCGCAGCGAGACCGCCGGCATCGAGGGCCGCAAGCAGCTGGCCGTCGAGGCCTTCGCGGACGCCCTCGACGTACTCCCGCGCACGCTGGCCGAGAACACCGGGATGGACCCCATCGACGCGCTCGTCGACCTGCGCAGCCTGCACGAGCAGGAGGGCCGCGCCGGCATCATCAGCGAGGGCCAGACCGGCGTCATCGACGACCCCATCGACTACGGCGTCCTCGACCCCGCCGCGGTCAAGCGCGAGGCCGTCGAGAGCGCCACCGAGGCCGCGACGATGATCGCACGCATCGACGACGTCATCTCCGCGAGCTGA
- a CDS encoding NfeD family protein — MPELFSESISFFLFLAGAILLVAEAFAPGAHLFVLGVALLSAGLVGLLLPGGLGIFAPIILAVVVLALTGLTLWGYRRLDIYGGEGAAETSHSGSLRGQFGTVTERVTTTEGEVKLEDGGFNPYYRARSVEGEIEVGSEVMVVDPGGGNVVTVESVAAGDDIDRALARERDASDSDGNVASEGDSAGDGTRETDVESDRAS, encoded by the coding sequence ATGCCGGAACTGTTCAGCGAGTCGATATCCTTCTTCCTGTTCCTGGCCGGCGCCATCCTCCTCGTCGCGGAGGCGTTCGCGCCGGGTGCGCATCTCTTCGTCCTCGGGGTGGCACTGCTGTCCGCCGGGCTGGTGGGGCTGTTGCTCCCCGGCGGGCTGGGTATCTTCGCGCCGATAATCCTCGCCGTCGTCGTGCTGGCCCTGACCGGACTGACGCTCTGGGGCTACCGGCGGCTGGACATCTACGGGGGCGAGGGCGCGGCGGAGACGAGCCACTCCGGGTCACTCAGGGGCCAGTTCGGGACGGTCACCGAGCGAGTGACCACCACCGAGGGCGAGGTCAAACTCGAAGACGGCGGCTTCAACCCCTACTACCGCGCCCGGAGCGTCGAAGGCGAGATCGAGGTGGGAAGCGAGGTGATGGTCGTCGACCCCGGCGGCGGCAACGTGGTGACCGTCGAGTCGGTTGCCGCCGGCGACGACATCGATCGCGCGCTCGCACGGGAGCGAGACGCGTCGGACTCCGACGGAAACGTCGCGAGCGAGGGCGACAGCGCCGGCGACGGGACACGGGAGACGGACGTCGAGTCGGACCGGGCCTCCTGA
- a CDS encoding MBL fold metallo-hydrolase, with translation MERTRIPVDVETRAPGGQTNAYVVGRTDALLVDPARRTPALDEVLADRTLAHVAVTHHHPDHVGAVAAYAREFDATVWARAGREDAFESATGIAPDRTFRDGTVIPLGDSGHVGVVETPGHAPEHVAFAVDEDLLVGDLAVAEGSVVVGAPEGDVRAYLSSLRRVHARISSSARLLPGHGPVVTDPRAACARLIEHRLDREQRVLAAVESGATLVDDVLDAAYEKDLTGVRDLAGATVRAHLEKLAAEGRVEWDGRRVRPA, from the coding sequence ATGGAACGCACGCGAATCCCGGTCGACGTCGAAACCCGCGCCCCCGGCGGCCAGACGAATGCGTACGTGGTCGGTCGGACCGATGCGCTCCTCGTCGACCCGGCGCGTCGAACGCCCGCGCTCGACGAGGTTCTCGCGGACAGGACGCTCGCGCACGTCGCGGTCACCCACCACCACCCGGACCACGTCGGCGCCGTCGCGGCGTACGCCCGCGAGTTCGACGCGACCGTCTGGGCACGGGCGGGCCGTGAAGACGCGTTCGAATCGGCCACCGGCATCGCGCCGGACAGGACCTTTCGCGACGGGACGGTCATTCCACTGGGCGACAGCGGCCACGTCGGTGTCGTCGAGACGCCGGGCCACGCCCCAGAACACGTCGCCTTCGCCGTCGACGAGGATCTCCTCGTTGGCGACCTCGCGGTGGCCGAGGGGAGCGTCGTCGTCGGCGCACCCGAGGGCGACGTCCGGGCGTACCTGAGTTCACTCAGACGTGTCCACGCTCGCATCTCCTCCTCCGCACGGCTCCTCCCCGGCCACGGCCCGGTCGTGACCGACCCGCGAGCCGCGTGCGCGCGACTGATCGAGCACCGTCTGGACCGCGAGCAGCGCGTGCTCGCCGCGGTCGAATCCGGTGCGACGTTGGTCGACGACGTCCTCGACGCCGCATACGAGAAGGACCTCACGGGCGTGCGGGATCTCGCAGGCGCGACGGTGCGAGCCCACCTCGAAAAGCTCGCCGCGGAGGGCCGGGTCGAGTGGGACGGTCGGCGAGTGCGGCCCGCTTAG
- a CDS encoding glycosyltransferase family 2 protein — protein MQLSVVVPTLNGREELRGCLDALAEHVPDAEVVVVNGPSADGTTGMVRDRADVDVLVEIADRTINAARNAGINRATGDAVALLDRTFSVEDGWFDAVLEGLTEAPVVTGPTHQELTAGMTTESEETTTIAGRDVTYFNPGNVTFTSEILDEFDGFDEYLDIGGSRDLAHRIAGADYDVAWQPSMCVRREFEADGGMRRTDWTAKYQSLSYRLVKNYGVRPTVAHRVAAHAARDAYDGLRDVLRGDAGASNWLGTGREVACGVSTGAKDGVVARFRDHPPRQNPNGRSMRVDRAVEVYE, from the coding sequence ATGCAACTCTCGGTTGTCGTCCCGACGCTCAACGGCCGGGAGGAGCTGCGGGGCTGTCTCGACGCGCTCGCCGAGCACGTCCCTGACGCCGAGGTCGTCGTGGTCAACGGTCCCTCTGCGGACGGCACGACAGGCATGGTCCGTGACCGGGCGGACGTCGACGTGCTCGTCGAGATCGCAGACCGCACTATCAACGCCGCCCGTAACGCGGGCATCAACCGGGCTACCGGCGACGCCGTCGCGCTTCTCGACCGGACGTTCTCCGTCGAAGACGGCTGGTTCGACGCCGTCCTCGAAGGCCTGACAGAGGCGCCAGTCGTCACGGGGCCCACTCACCAGGAACTCACCGCCGGGATGACGACCGAGTCCGAGGAGACGACCACCATCGCCGGACGCGACGTGACGTACTTCAACCCGGGGAACGTCACGTTCACGAGCGAGATTCTCGACGAGTTCGACGGCTTCGACGAGTACCTCGACATCGGCGGGTCCCGCGACCTGGCCCACCGGATCGCCGGGGCCGACTACGACGTCGCCTGGCAGCCGTCGATGTGCGTCCGCCGCGAGTTCGAGGCCGACGGTGGGATGCGCCGGACGGACTGGACCGCGAAGTACCAGTCGCTTTCCTACCGCCTCGTCAAGAACTACGGGGTCCGACCGACCGTCGCCCACCGGGTCGCCGCTCACGCCGCTCGCGACGCCTACGACGGCCTCAGAGACGTGCTCCGGGGCGACGCCGGCGCCTCGAACTGGCTGGGCACTGGTCGTGAGGTCGCTTGCGGGGTGTCGACCGGTGCCAAGGACGGCGTCGTCGCCCGGTTCCGGGACCATCCGCCGCGCCAGAACCCGAACGGACGCTCGATGCGCGTGGACCGGGCGGTCGAAGTGTACGAGTAA
- a CDS encoding DUF7123 family protein, producing MSATASTTDTRLSDKQRRILEFLRDNADTQTYFKSRLIGDELDLSAKEVGTNMTAIEGGEFDVEVEKWGYSSSTTWKVTA from the coding sequence ATGAGCGCGACAGCGTCGACGACGGACACCCGCCTCTCGGACAAGCAACGCCGCATCCTGGAGTTCCTCCGGGACAACGCCGACACCCAGACCTACTTCAAGTCACGACTCATCGGCGACGAACTGGACCTCTCGGCCAAGGAAGTCGGGACGAACATGACCGCCATCGAGGGCGGCGAGTTCGACGTCGAGGTCGAGAAGTGGGGCTACTCCTCCTCGACGACCTGGAAGGTCACCGCCTAG